ACCAGGCGATGGCCAACGACGGGGTGCGCGTCCCGCCGCGCATTCTCGAGGCCACCGTCGCGCCGGACGGCACGCGCACCGAGGAGCCGCGGCCCGAGGGTGTGCGGGTGGTGTCGCCGGAGACGGCGCGCACGGTCCGCAACATGTTCCGGTCGGTCGTCCAGCGCGACCCGATGGGGGAGCAGCAGGGCACCGGACCGGCGGCCGCCGTCGAGGGCTACCAGATCGCCGGCAAAACCGGCACCGCCCAGCAGATCAACCCGGCCTGTGGGTGCTACTACAGCGACGTCTACTGGATCACCTTCGCGGGTATGGCGACCGTCGACGACCCGCGCTACGTGATCGGGATCATGATGGATGCCCCGCACCGCGCCGCCGACGGTTCGCCGGGCTCCTCGGCCGCCCCGCTGTTCCACAACATCGCCTCGTGGCTGCTGCAGCGGGAGAACGTGCCGCTCTCGCCGCCGACTCAGCCGCTGACGCTGCAGGCGACCTGACCGAGGAGGCGGGCCGACAGGGGCTCGGTACTGTGTCATGGCCATGAAGCTGCGCCCCAGCCATCCCCCCGGACACCCCCTCGGTGCCCTCGCCGAGCAGGTCCAGGCGGTTCCCGTGACCGGATTTCCGGTACCCGACATCCGGGTCACCGGGGTGACGCTGCGCGGTCAGGAAGCGCTGCCCGGCGATCTGTTCGCCGCGCTGCCCGGGACGTCGTCGCACGGCGCCCGCTTCGTCGCCGATGCGGTGGCCGGCGGGGCCGTGGCCGTGCTCACCGACGCCGCGGGGGCGGGCACGCTCGGGGCGGCCGCGGCGGTACCGGTGCTTGTCCACCCCGCGCCGCGTGCGGTGCTCGGCGAACTCGCGTCCACCGTCTACGGCCACCCGTCGCGTCAGCTGCGCGTCATCGGCGTGACCGGTACCTCCGGCAAGACCACCACCACCTACCTCGTCGAGGCGGGGCTGCGGGCCGCCGACCGGGTAGCGGGCCTGATCGGCACCGTCGGGATCCGGATCGACGGCCACGACGAGCCCAGCGCGCTCACCACCCCGGAGGCGCCGGACCTGCAGGCGCTGCTCGCCGTGATGGTCGAACAGGGCGCCGACACCGTGGTGATGGAGGTCTCCAGCCACGCGCTGACCCTCGGCCGGGTCGACGGCGTGCACTTCGCGGCAGGCGGTTTCACCAACCTCTCACGCGACCATCTCGACTTCCATCCGACGATGGAGGACTACTTCGAAGCCAAGGCGCGGCTGTTCGATCCGCAGTCCACCGCGCACGCCGAGCTGTCGGTGGTGTGCGTCGACGACGATGCCGGCCGGGCGATGGCCACCCGCGCCCACCACGCCGTGACGGTCAGCACGACCGGCAGACCGGCGGACTGGCGCGCCGAGGACATCCGCGCGGTCGAGCCCGGTGTGCAGGAGTTCGTCGCCGTCGACCCGGCCGGAGTGCACCACGGACTGCGCATCGGGTTACCCGGGCACTACAACGTCGCCAACTGCCTGTTGGCGACCGCGCTGCTCGACGCCGTCGACGTGTCGCCCGAACAGGCCGCGCCGGGGCTGCGCACGGCAACGGTGCCCGGCCGGCTGGAGGCGGTCGACCGCGGTCAGGGCTTCCTGGCGCTGGTGGATTACGCGCACAAACCGGGCGCGCTGCGTGCAGTGCTCGACACGCTGCGGCAGCAGAACCCGGCCGGCCGGCTGGCCGTGGTGTTCGGCGCGGGCGGCAACCGCGACGCGGGTAAACGCGAACCGATGGGCCGGGCCGCCGCGGAACTGGCCGACCTGGTCGTCGTCACCGACGACAACCCGCGCGACGAGGATCCGGCCGCGATCCGGTCGGCGATCGTGGCCGGCGCCCGTGCCGTCGGTGGTGGCGCGGACATCGTCGAGATAGGTGACCGGCGCGGGGCGATCGGCCACGCGGTGAGCTGGGCGCGTCCCGGCGACGTGGTGCTGGTCGCAGGCAAGGGCCACGAGGCCGGTCAGACCGCGGGTGGGGTGACCCGCCCGTTCGACGACCGCGTCGAACTCGCCGAAATACTGGAGAAGCGCGGGTGATCGAACTGACCCTGGCCCGGGTGGCCGAGATCGTCGGCGGTCGGCTCGCCGACATCACCCCCGAGGACGCCGCCGCCACCCGGATCACCGGCACCGTGGAGTTCGATTCGCGCGCCGTCACCGCCGGAGGGCTTTTCCTGGCGCTGCCGGGCGCCCGCTCCGACGGCCACGACTTCGCGGCCGCCGCCGTCGC
Above is a window of Mycolicibacterium baixiangningiae DNA encoding:
- a CDS encoding UDP-N-acetylmuramoyl-L-alanyl-D-glutamate--2,6-diaminopimelate ligase, producing MKLRPSHPPGHPLGALAEQVQAVPVTGFPVPDIRVTGVTLRGQEALPGDLFAALPGTSSHGARFVADAVAGGAVAVLTDAAGAGTLGAAAAVPVLVHPAPRAVLGELASTVYGHPSRQLRVIGVTGTSGKTTTTYLVEAGLRAADRVAGLIGTVGIRIDGHDEPSALTTPEAPDLQALLAVMVEQGADTVVMEVSSHALTLGRVDGVHFAAGGFTNLSRDHLDFHPTMEDYFEAKARLFDPQSTAHAELSVVCVDDDAGRAMATRAHHAVTVSTTGRPADWRAEDIRAVEPGVQEFVAVDPAGVHHGLRIGLPGHYNVANCLLATALLDAVDVSPEQAAPGLRTATVPGRLEAVDRGQGFLALVDYAHKPGALRAVLDTLRQQNPAGRLAVVFGAGGNRDAGKREPMGRAAAELADLVVVTDDNPRDEDPAAIRSAIVAGARAVGGGADIVEIGDRRGAIGHAVSWARPGDVVLVAGKGHEAGQTAGGVTRPFDDRVELAEILEKRG